From a single Sinomonas atrocyanea genomic region:
- a CDS encoding acetoacetate decarboxylase — MLSNDVLRSTTTPLGGPAYPQGPYRFVSREYLNITYRTDPEALRAIVPEPLEVADPLVRFEVIRMPDSSGLGDYTESGQVLRVRHEGRDVDYIHSMYLDNGPAISLGREGSAYPKKLGRPRLFTDSDTLVGTLDYGSLRVATATMGFKHAPMDPEEARAEIAVPTLMLKLMPGYDGTPRIAELVQTQIEDLTIRGAWTGPARLELFAHAMAPLADLPVREIVSASHILTDLTLPRAELVHDYLAA; from the coding sequence GTGCTCAGCAACGATGTGCTCCGCTCCACCACCACTCCCCTGGGCGGCCCGGCCTATCCCCAGGGCCCCTACCGGTTCGTCAGCCGGGAGTACCTGAACATCACCTATCGCACGGACCCGGAGGCCCTGCGGGCGATCGTGCCCGAGCCGCTCGAGGTCGCGGACCCGCTGGTCCGCTTCGAGGTGATCCGCATGCCGGACAGCTCGGGGCTCGGCGACTACACCGAGTCGGGACAGGTCCTGCGGGTGCGGCACGAGGGCCGGGACGTGGACTACATCCACAGCATGTACCTCGACAACGGCCCGGCGATCTCCCTCGGCCGCGAGGGCAGCGCCTACCCGAAGAAGCTCGGCAGGCCCCGCCTGTTCACCGACTCGGACACGCTCGTGGGAACCCTCGACTACGGCAGCCTGCGCGTGGCCACGGCCACGATGGGCTTCAAGCACGCGCCCATGGACCCCGAGGAGGCCCGGGCCGAGATCGCCGTCCCGACCCTGATGCTCAAGCTCATGCCCGGCTACGACGGCACGCCCCGCATCGCCGAGCTCGTGCAGACCCAGATCGAGGACCTCACCATCCGCGGGGCCTGGACGGGGCCGGCGCGGCTCGAGCTCTTCGCCCACGCCATGGCGCCGCTCGCCGACCTGCCGGTGCGGGAGATCGTCTCCGCGAGCCACATCCTGACCGACCTCACCCTGCCGCGCGCCGAGCTCGTGCACGACTACCTGGCCGCGTGA
- a CDS encoding 3-hydroxybutyrate dehydrogenase — translation MTAQTPAPFSDVVRLDLAGRTALVTGAGSGIGRAIALRLPRAGAHVKALDISAPALEEVTGITGGSSHVVDLSDLDALGRVDLDADVVVNCAGIQHVAPITEFPEEKFSLILRIMLEAPFRIIKAALPGMYERGWGRIINISSVHGLRASEFKSAYVAAKHGLEGLSKVVALEAAAHGVTSNCVNPGYVRTPLVDKQIEAQAAAHDISEDEVLSGVMLASAALKRLVEPEEIAEMAAFLCSPMAASMTGTSLVADGGWSAR, via the coding sequence ATGACCGCACAGACCCCCGCCCCCTTCTCGGACGTCGTCCGCCTCGACCTGGCCGGCCGCACAGCCCTGGTCACCGGGGCCGGCAGCGGGATCGGCCGCGCCATCGCGCTGCGCCTGCCCCGCGCCGGGGCCCACGTGAAGGCCCTGGACATCTCCGCCCCCGCGCTCGAGGAGGTCACCGGGATCACCGGCGGCTCGAGCCACGTCGTCGATCTCTCCGACCTGGACGCGCTCGGGCGCGTCGACCTGGACGCGGACGTGGTGGTCAACTGCGCCGGCATCCAGCACGTCGCCCCCATCACCGAGTTCCCCGAGGAGAAGTTCTCGCTCATCCTGCGGATCATGCTCGAGGCGCCGTTCCGCATCATCAAGGCCGCGCTGCCGGGCATGTACGAGCGCGGCTGGGGCCGGATCATCAACATCTCCTCGGTCCACGGGCTGCGGGCCTCGGAGTTCAAGAGTGCCTACGTTGCGGCCAAGCACGGCCTCGAGGGCCTCTCCAAGGTCGTGGCGCTCGAAGCGGCCGCCCACGGTGTCACCTCCAACTGCGTCAACCCCGGCTACGTCCGCACGCCGCTGGTCGACAAGCAGATCGAGGCGCAGGCCGCGGCCCATGACATCTCCGAGGACGAGGTCCTCAGCGGCGTGATGCTCGCCTCCGCGGCGCTCAAGCGGCTCGTGGAGCCCGAGGAGATTGCCGAGATGGCCGCCTTCCTCTGCAGCCCCATGGCCGCGTCGATGACCGGCACCTCCCTCGTGGCCGACGGCGGCTGGAGCGCCCGCTGA
- a CDS encoding glycoside hydrolase family 26 protein — MPPSLPVRLKLAMAALALAAGIIATVAHGQSAPAPPQSSPQTYFGVQLDSARDTVGGYAARLGQAPALYGFYIDFPLQPADKASIDAQAHELAQRRSSLMLTLEPRGGLGAVTPAALAELTRSLQAWNGLGVPVLVRFGQEMNGSWYPWGQRPAEYIEKFRQVAAAVHGSAGSGTIWAPNEGGGYPFEGGAYEAKPGTADFTALDTDKDGRLTQEDDPYSPYWPGDDAVDWVGLSVYHFGTAYPWGKNTVPEPGKLIGKITGTYRSASVDETAVPDFYSLYADGHSKPFAICETGAFYNLSHPDGASALSIKKAWWDQLFEPQLRARFPRLRLAVWFEWIKQENQPGNPTVDWAATEDGATGQAFRSALPSSFGMAPVPSAPEAAFARPGP, encoded by the coding sequence ATGCCGCCGAGCCTGCCCGTCCGCCTCAAGCTGGCGATGGCAGCGCTCGCACTGGCCGCCGGGATCATCGCGACGGTGGCCCACGGGCAGAGCGCCCCCGCGCCGCCGCAGAGCAGCCCCCAGACCTACTTCGGCGTCCAGCTGGACAGCGCGCGCGACACGGTGGGGGGCTACGCCGCCCGGCTGGGCCAGGCGCCCGCCCTCTACGGGTTCTACATCGACTTCCCCCTCCAGCCCGCAGACAAGGCGTCCATCGACGCCCAGGCGCACGAGCTCGCCCAGCGCCGCTCGTCGCTCATGCTGACGCTCGAACCGCGGGGAGGGCTCGGTGCGGTGACGCCAGCGGCGCTGGCAGAGCTCACCCGGTCGCTCCAGGCGTGGAACGGCCTCGGGGTGCCCGTCCTCGTCCGGTTCGGGCAGGAGATGAACGGCTCCTGGTACCCGTGGGGGCAGAGGCCGGCGGAGTACATCGAGAAGTTCCGGCAGGTTGCGGCCGCCGTCCACGGCTCCGCGGGCTCCGGGACGATCTGGGCCCCCAACGAGGGCGGCGGCTACCCCTTCGAGGGAGGAGCGTACGAGGCGAAACCCGGGACCGCAGACTTCACAGCCCTGGACACCGACAAGGACGGGCGCCTCACCCAGGAGGACGACCCGTACAGCCCCTACTGGCCCGGGGACGACGCCGTGGACTGGGTGGGCCTCTCCGTCTACCACTTCGGCACCGCCTACCCGTGGGGCAAGAACACGGTGCCCGAGCCGGGCAAGCTCATCGGGAAGATCACCGGCACCTATCGGAGCGCCTCTGTGGACGAAACCGCGGTGCCAGACTTCTACAGCCTCTACGCGGACGGGCACAGCAAGCCCTTCGCCATCTGCGAGACGGGCGCCTTCTACAACCTTTCACATCCCGACGGCGCCTCGGCCCTGAGCATCAAGAAGGCCTGGTGGGACCAGCTCTTCGAGCCGCAGCTGCGGGCGCGGTTCCCCCGGCTGAGGCTGGCCGTCTGGTTCGAGTGGATCAAGCAGGAGAACCAGCCCGGCAATCCGACGGTGGACTGGGCGGCCACCGAGGACGGCGCCACCGGCCAGGCCTTCCGCAGCGCTCTGCCGAGCAGCTTCGGGATGGCACCCGTGCCGTCAGCACCGGAGGCCGCCTTCGCCCGACCGGGCCCGTAG
- a CDS encoding glycosyltransferase family 2 protein has protein sequence MSFIGWRMFSYWRSFLLHWKKYRRLESVTTENLRSVAVPFVKIQITTRGAAGSFEVIERGIDNVIALADEAPEFYGRFLSVEVVTESEAQGERLLKAFAHAPVEVDVLVIPSEYQTPAGTQMKARGLHYAVEQRRALWNRKPGRTFIVHYDEESVMVPGELRKLMGCLAETPSSILEGPIFYPLDYLQASPMCRSMEANRPIGCYECRHVMEAGTPLHLHGSNLVIEESLENEIGWDIGCLDGEPFIAEDYVFGMKAFTRYGGDIFGWHGCVMLEQPPFSVRSAFKQRYRWVFGVLQGLADLKRSSRFGALSATTRFALLWGTRYRIASFAMGCVVSVLSFAVLPAFLTKTVASIYLNQAAPLPGPASAWLSLVGMMWIGSVFVGAWHNLADSGLDGSTRKTEIARAVVAAPIAGLIESSAALWAVLAWARGTRRVSWVPTPKTLEADAAQTRKG, from the coding sequence GTGTCGTTCATCGGCTGGCGGATGTTCTCGTATTGGAGGAGCTTCCTGCTCCACTGGAAGAAGTACCGGCGGCTCGAGTCCGTCACCACGGAGAATCTCCGTTCCGTGGCGGTGCCCTTCGTGAAGATCCAGATCACCACCCGAGGTGCGGCCGGCAGCTTCGAGGTCATCGAACGGGGCATCGACAACGTGATCGCGCTCGCGGACGAGGCCCCCGAGTTCTATGGGCGGTTCCTCTCCGTGGAGGTCGTCACCGAATCCGAAGCACAGGGCGAGCGGCTGCTGAAGGCCTTCGCCCACGCCCCGGTGGAGGTCGATGTCCTCGTCATCCCCTCCGAGTACCAGACTCCGGCGGGGACGCAGATGAAGGCCCGAGGGCTGCACTACGCGGTCGAGCAACGGCGTGCGCTGTGGAACAGGAAGCCGGGCAGGACGTTCATTGTCCATTACGACGAGGAGAGCGTGATGGTCCCCGGGGAACTGCGCAAGCTCATGGGGTGCCTCGCCGAAACTCCCAGCAGCATTCTCGAGGGCCCTATCTTCTATCCCCTCGATTACCTCCAGGCCTCGCCGATGTGCCGCTCTATGGAAGCGAACCGGCCGATTGGCTGCTACGAATGCCGTCACGTGATGGAGGCGGGAACTCCGCTCCACCTCCACGGATCGAATCTGGTGATCGAGGAATCCCTCGAGAATGAAATCGGCTGGGATATCGGATGCCTGGACGGCGAGCCGTTCATCGCCGAGGACTACGTGTTCGGCATGAAGGCGTTCACCCGGTACGGAGGGGACATCTTCGGGTGGCACGGCTGCGTCATGCTGGAGCAACCGCCCTTTTCAGTACGCAGTGCCTTCAAGCAGCGGTACCGCTGGGTCTTCGGAGTGCTGCAGGGCCTCGCGGACCTCAAGCGCAGCAGCCGGTTCGGGGCGCTCTCCGCGACGACGAGATTCGCCCTGCTCTGGGGCACGCGCTACCGGATCGCCTCCTTTGCCATGGGATGTGTGGTCTCGGTCCTGTCCTTCGCTGTCCTTCCGGCCTTCCTCACGAAGACGGTCGCCTCGATTTACCTCAATCAGGCCGCGCCCCTGCCAGGGCCGGCCAGCGCGTGGCTCTCCCTGGTCGGGATGATGTGGATCGGCTCGGTCTTCGTCGGAGCGTGGCACAACCTCGCCGATTCCGGCCTGGACGGGTCCACCCGGAAGACCGAGATCGCCAGGGCCGTGGTGGCTGCTCCGATCGCGGGACTGATCGAGAGCTCCGCGGCGCTGTGGGCCGTGCTGGCCTGGGCCCGTGGGACACGGCGCGTCAGCTGGGTCCCCACCCCCAAAACCCTCGAGGCGGATGCCGCCCAGACCAGGAAAGGCTAG